In Porites lutea chromosome 7, jaPorLute2.1, whole genome shotgun sequence, a single window of DNA contains:
- the LOC140942569 gene encoding uncharacterized protein: protein MARNKRKKIKDREHMKAVRKDAKRRWRNKKAQEKALKNAAALKPAGLINVQKAKDDHLDINQARERKKEKPTLPKKRDESSVIKEIDPVEIVRSEKSIGCGTFGVCYLAYYRSILVAVKEFRMNSNKSRSDVKRDLLREARMVNHLGDHRNLPLLFGAVIKGEQLMLITQFHGQKGKSVTLSMAIKKKKLEKSEWIEITKGLCEGLIHVHTRQILHNDLKSNNVVVEKRNDMWNPVIIDFGKSRFISDPKPRMALTASSQTSYKKRYPHIAPEIVAGSGRQSIQSDIFSLGRIVLSILDLLPTATAMSLRIAKRAILDNPAKRPSIEEIIAVL from the coding sequence ATGGCAAGAAATAAGCGAAAGAAGATAAAGGACAGAGAGCACATGAAGGCTGTGAGGAAAGATGCGAAAAGGAGGTGGAGGAACAAAAAGGCCCAGGAAAAAGCTCTAAAAAACGCCGCAGCTTTGAAACCGGCTGGTCTGATCAATGTTCAAAAAGCGAAAGATGACCACCTGGATATCAACCAAGCTCGTGAgcgtaaaaaagaaaagcctACCCTACCAAAAAAACGCGACGAGAGCTCAGTTATAAAAGAAATCGACCCGGTGGAGATTGTACGCAGTGAAAAATCCATAGGCTGTGGTACCTTCGGCGTATGCTACCTGGCTTATTACAGGAGCATACTGGTCGCAGTAAAGGAGTTCAGGATGAACTCAAACAAGTCAAGGAGTGACGTTAAGCGTGACCTACTACGCGAAGCAAGGATGGTTAACCATCTAGGAGATCATCGAAACCTCCCACTTCTTTTTGGAGCTGTGATAAAGGGAGAACAATTAATGCTAATAACGCAGTTTCAcggacaaaaaggaaaaagtgtGACCTTGTCCATGGCAATTAAGAAAAAGAAGCTGGAGAAGTCTGAGTGGATAGAAATTACAAAGGGACTTTGCGAAGGGCTTATTCATGTCCACACGCGTCAAATTTTGCACAACGACTTGAAGTCAAACAATGTGGTGGTAGAGAAACGAAATGACATGTGGAATCCAGTAATAATCGACTTTGGAAAATCTCGTTTTATTTCTGATCCGAAACCACGGATGGCTTTAACGGCTTCAAGCCAAACGTCTTACAAGAAACGGTACCCGCATATTGCTCCGGAAATTGTAGCGGGTAGTGGACGGCAGTCAATACAGTCTGACATTTTCTCTTTAGGGAGAATTGTTCTAAGCATTCTCGACTTGCTGCCGACAGCAACTGCAATGTCCCTCAGAATTGCTAAACGTGCAATCTTGGACAATCCGGCCAAACGCCCGTCGATCGAAGAAATCATCGCTGTTTTGTAA